Part of the Musa acuminata AAA Group cultivar baxijiao chromosome BXJ2-7, Cavendish_Baxijiao_AAA, whole genome shotgun sequence genome is shown below.
TCTTCTCGTAGGTCGTCTTGGCGTCGGGGACGGCGGCGTGAAGCATGCAGACGAGTGACTGCCACTGGTTGACGCTGATGGAATCGCCCACGAACATAATCTTCTTGCCTTTCCACCTCCTCAGGAGATCCAAACCGTTGAACCTTCACAAGAGCATGCATTAAATTCAAGTGGCTGCCCGGTAATAAacgaaagagaggaagaagaagaagctgtggTGGTGGCGGTGACAGCAACCAACCTTGGGAGCTCACAAGCATCAGGCTTCCACCGGTACTTGAGGTACGACTTGTCGGGCCGGCCGTAGCGCTGGCAGTCGAACTCCGGATCGAGGAAGGGGCAGGTGGAGGAGTCGTAGAGCGGGTAGGACTGGTCGTAGACCCAGCTGCCTCGGAACATGTTACAGCTGATGCCACTCGATCCCTCCCTCGTCCCCGGCGACGTGACATCGCCAAGATGATGCGTGTAACGGAAGCTCTCGGTCGCCGTTCCATTCAAGGAGGCGATCAGCGCCGACAGCAGCGCGCAGAGAAGCACGAAACTCCATTGAGCTCTCGATCTCATGACaaagaaaggaaggaagaaagaatGAAGTGATGGAGAGAGGGAGAGGCTTCAAGATCTATTTATGTAGCGTGAAGAATAAATATATAGTAAATCCATGCAGCGAGAAGTTTAAGGAGAGAAATGGTTCGGACAGATGGAGTGGGCTGAGGCTGAGGCTCGGAATGGTCGGCAGCGAATGGCACGCACCTATCGGATGTATAAAGCGCAAGTATATGATTTTGGTAGCTGTTTTTTCCTATTTTTGACTCGAAAAGAAAACTATTATAGCTTAAATTACACAAGAACAAAATCCACCCTTAGCATCATAACGAATCAATGATAAAAAGATAAGGGAGTCATTCTCCTCTCAAAAATAAGTTTTAGTATTTTTAGTATGGTTGGCAAGCTAATTGATCATATAATTAGTTTTCATAGAATATGTTTCCAATGGTTTCAACAAAAATTAACCGACAAGAAACAACGCATTTCTTGTCTATCATGAAAATAATAGTCGTCAAGTTAGATTCAATTTAGATCTTTCGCACGTCATCATAAACGTAACACGTAAGCTCTTTCGCAtcacttataataataaaatcaatatcTCACTCACATGACTCTTAAACGTAGGCATCACGATGTAACTTAACACACTGCACTTGAGGGCTATCCTATGAAATATGACATGAAAATATTTCATATAGAGTGTAATAAGGTAATTTGGACTCATCGTTAGCTAGGATTGCAATATGTAAAATATTATTAGGATAGGAAGTAACATGAATAAATATTATATCACCCAAGTGCATGAGGCAACGTGGGTGGTTCGGTTGGAAGTCGTTCTATTGGCATGGACTCGGTTCGAGATGATCAGGTAGGCGATCTAGGATTTTCTTGGTTGTAAGGTTCCTCCCTAGGGATGAGTCGTCTGGGTGTCCTCGGGTGAAGGGTTACCTCATGGTTACATGGCTGCGTCCTAATAGCAGAGTCACCTCCTATCCATTGGCAATCTGACAGGATAGATTAACGTTGGGGGTTGCTCAATGCgaaacctgctagtcataggtgccctgcaagttaatcacttgagtgataacaTGTGTGACTTAACACACACTCTtttagcttattattattatttgatattttatcattatctattgcctattgcttgaatatattgtgatacctATGGATTTGTTTAGTGGGAATCGAATTGTGACGAGATCACGATAACGAGACTGATTCacgtttaaacacaaatcctaaataatcctggtcataggttactcaagagggacatcgagataaccggacagattagtATGTTGTATgttcgtccatataatggatgtaacTGGTCACATAGCTGctagtgtggggatactagggatacagtacaaatactcatttgagaatgagttcacttattgatctacttacggaatgctggatggttgatgatgtcttattatcaaacaaggattctgtagtcctagtagtatatctagtccttagactaaagacaccaaggatgtcctgtatgagtactccattctttgataccggacttataggtctggatgtTCCAAATATAGCATAGCCGATCATCGagaatggtagccaaccttacgaggactattaagtatcgatagaggatcatacacTTTTAGTATTATGATAGGAATTTCAcacgtattcttgctcagacaaatccctagtcatggtcattcggattgagagagaaagagttttccagaagaatccgattagagtgagactcgagcaaaaaccgtatgggtctaacagcactatATCTGGTATactatctctgggatattagatggatgagagactatatgtatatggtaactgaggacagacatgttcaatggattggattcccttgtatcgtttggagactatggcgtagtgacctaatacgtctatagtcgatgagtcgagtgaattattattgggataataattcactgagttagaagtagTTATGATGGtacgactcacggtcagctcgatattgggcatagagggtcacacacatatgataggcattgcaatgagtatagGTTCATATATGaaatatccgctggagccctttcttattggatatccaatatgccCCTGAAtttttggatcctatggatgagatcaaataagagccaatgagagattattggatagagatccattaatctaaaaggcttaggtagttggatgaagatcaaatacccaatagggtatgattcattatgattaagttgacaggtgacatctataaataggaaagaACCAATGTTTCATAGGCTATAGCCTTTTTGAGTTCTCTTATTCTCTTCCACTTCTCCTCATATAGTAGGctttgagttttgaggagtatcgtcaaaaccatactgtgtggatcactgctagagatgaggactcttgatctccttcactctctcctagagatttgtagggattcagggatatatgatctccatagataacataatcttttatatacatagttttaagtttttaGGATTTTGCgctccaatcttcgcacgacgacgaacacatcgaTAGAaagttagggattttgtttttatgttcttccactgtaCATGTGATGTAGCTCCTTAGATTTTTCTatagtagtatcagagccaggttattcatgcgatagattggttttgaattgcgtgtgttatgttttaaaaaatcttttgacgttaaaatcgttAACGCAAAAGGCGAAAGAtagtctatcttattggatatccaataagcccctgaattattagatcctatggatgagatccaataagagccaacgagagattattgaatagagatctactaatctaaaaaacttggatagttggatggagatccaatacccaatatggtaggattcattagggttaagttgacaagggctttctataaataggaggaaactaatagttcataggctagagcctttttgggttgcctcttctattctcctccccttctcctcctcatatagAAGGCTTGGAATTTTAAGGAGCATcattgcaaccctgctgtgtagatcacaCTAGAGATAATGACACTTAATCTCTTTCACTCTCTTCTAGAAATATGtaaagattcagggatatataataTCCtaaggtaacataatctttcctatacgtagttttaagtttcacatatTTAttacaccaatcttcacataatGACGAACACATCGATgaaaatttgaggattttgtttttatgttcttccgttgcgcatgtgatgttgctcctcagattttcctacaatggtatcagagccaagttattTGTGTGATAAATTAGATTTGAATTATATGtgttatgttttaaaaaaatcttttgacgtcaaaatcattgatgtaaaaggtgaaagagggcagcaactattgttgccctcgtaggttggccaaaggctgcttgtaTCCTTAGCTGAGAGCTCCCAATGGAGGTCTCGGCTTCCTGCGGCAAGCCACCTGCGTGTAGGTGCCGCAGGCGGTGACCGTCCACCCGTAGGCAAGCCGCCTGCAGCGCAGGCCTCCTGCGCCCATGCGCAGGGGCAGCGCTTGCGGGTGCTGGGCCCGTGGGCGAGCACTATTGCAGGTGGCACTCACCCGTAGGGGTAGCACCCGCAAAGGGCAACTATCCTGAGGTGCGACATCGCCCGCAAGCACACTTACCCACAGGGGCGCCGCGTACACCAGCAACTGCGACGCCCCCTCCCCCCGGCGTAGTGGCCACCGCTAGCAAGGTAGCGACAGCCACGACGCAGCAAGCAGTAAGGATGGGGATTTAGGGTTTttaggcaaaagataattttgcacctatgaatttgagaaattttagtttaatccttttgtccaaattatcaaaatacctctcgtaattcaaaaaatttcctacatttaagaaaatattaattatttaaaaagtttaattaattactATTATTATCTACTAGTCTTACATGATAATGATGTGTACTTGTAATGTATGATGtaaatggatgatcatggaccgtgtgatatatgtgtacttgtgattattattattggagcctacgagcctctattttatttctcattatTATTACTTGTAATCATACTAAGAGGCATAGTAGGAGCATGaaagcgataacgggacccacgagatggaccatcgcgatgcatggagatacatCGAGATaccgacagaaccgacgaggataagatagacgatcacaaggcatagagatgcaccactgcacacatagatcttaatctGAGTGATTAGGCTCAATGGCTCAGGcttaatcacattaggctgtgatccatgatcatttggtgtaattgctcatgtgatgtgtgattgcttatacaaccttatatatatatatatatatatatatatatatatatatatatatatatatatatatatatatatatttttgcatgtgatgtatatatatattaaatatgtatgtctgTGACAAGTTACATTATAAGACTAAATCAAAatcctcaataatattaagttgataaacgtgaggcaattagattggccCACattgccttccatcgttataggtagggactgatttTTGATGTAGGTCTAGTTGGTCAAGTctctcaaggctcacctatatcatgatttgctatcttgcctacgacatagagatgtcatcggtaacatgaggacatggtatgcatagtcgagtcccttgagggtatatcatcgaatcagactcatcttgtaatgatggtgtttacttaactgaacatcatgattggtcgagtccctcgagaccatgatggtTCAGAGGCCGAACATGACAGAAATCACAAAAAATtgtgatcgataagagttgcTAACTTTTTGAGTATAGAATAATTGGTCAAGTCAtcaaggttatactaagacgctgattgaatCTCGATCCTTACTAGGAGTCCACTTGAGACTATAGCAAAAGCCACAGGATAAGAAAATTTACTTGTGCTTCATTGGGATAAGTGTGGATAATGATGATCCAAGCAAAAAGCTATTGGACCCACAGTGCAGAAACTTGTATGCAAGGATAGAGGAACAGGATGGCCAATATGTTTAGGTCGAGTCTCTCggggctcacctatatcatgattctcgatataggtcgagtctctcgaggctcacctatatcatgattcattatcttgcctacgacatagagatgtcatcggtgacctgaggacattgtgtgcttagtcgagtccctcgagtatatatcatcgaatcagactcatcttgtaacgatagtgttTACTAAACTgaacatcatgattggtcgagtccctcgagaccatggtggttcagaTGCCGAACAAGACagaaatcataaggagttatgatcaacaagagttgcctaccttttgggcttagaatTATTGGTCGAGTCCCGAGGTTACGTTAAGATgcagattggatcctgatccccactggaAGTCCACTGCAGGTCATAGCAAAAGCCACAAGAGAAGAAGAATTGATTGTGCTTCATTGGGGACGGTGTGCATTAAAGATTATCTAAACAAGAAGCTATTGGAGCCAACGGTAGAGAAACTAGTATTCAAGGATAGAGGAACAGGATGGCCAATACGttgacatcgaccgatccttgtaCTGAGGTTTACTTCAAAAAAATAATCTGTTCATGTAGGAGCTTAGTGTAAGCATCTAAACAGAAACAATGCATGCAGTATACAAGTGCTAGTGTTACCTTTAAATATGTGTTTGTCAGGTTTTCCGATCACTTTCCTGTTGAatgcatgttaataaccatgaggtCTGCTTGTTAACAGAGAAAGCTGGATCAGTAAACGAAACCATTCTTAAACCGAGTTCCACTGAAACTTATTAGCATGACAAAGGACAATGTTACAATCTGCCTCTACTTGAGGCTTCTCTTTTGATTTTGTAATTTAAGCCGGGGATCGTTTTTCGGTAATGAAGGCACCATTTGAATCAGGAATACCATATACATCATGTGATCAATCACCAATTCACCAATCGATGCTAGAGCAGATAATTCTTGGTAACTGGTTACCAGTTGCATGCTTTGGTAGTCTTTGCACAAATCTTGTTGCAGGTATCGCTTCCGTCAAAGAAGTGCTGCATAGAGGATCTGATTCCAAGTATCGGGAACGCCAGCGAGACACCAGTGGCTGCAGTCCATACCAGGATGATCTCCACTGTAAGCAGACGGGTGTGCATCTATTCTTAGCTGAGAAAGCGAGGTTATATCGAGCAGGTAGACTGGTTTGGACATGGCGCCGAGGACGCTCCTCACTACTCCTTGAGCTGGAACCGGACCACCTGGGTAAGTCGAGCCGTTTACTGGTTGCGTTTGTCTGTAACAGTTCTTTGCGTTCTTATCCCCCCATTCTGCTCCCCTGTTGCCAAAACGAAGGAAGAAGACAGTGAGATCAGCTTCATGAAACAGAAGCCACAGGATTCACAGTGCTATCTGTATAACGCAACTTGTAATGGGTGGGGGAGATCCCTTGGAAGAAGACTTTGGTTGCGGCAGGATTGATGTTGGCATCTACCCATTTGGCCCACGTAGTCAGCCCCTTGTTGAAGGCCACCAACCGATCCATGTCCTTCAGAACTTGGTCTCCATCTCGCACATAGTCCCATCTGCGCCACAAAGTTGCTTCTTGTCATACAGGGTGAGAGGGGAGGGGAGGCAAGAAGAGCTTCGGGGGATATGTGAGCAGGGCAGGTCTCACACGGTTGCTTTTTCCCGTTGTGTGACCACCAGTGCCATGTGTTGAAGACCAGCATGTCGATGCCCAGCCAGGCCGCACCGGACTGGATGGAGTCGAGCCTCAGCACGCGGCCGATGGGTTCCTCAACGATGTCCACCAGGTAGGTGCTGTGGTACAGCATCACCGACACGCCATAGTCCTGCAATACTGCATCTGGTTAGCTGTCCTTGCATTCATGTGCCCTGTTGGCTAAAATCCAAGACAAACGACGACTGTGCTCGAAGTAGCAGGTCAGCTGTACGCTTCAGATAAGTTCGCCATGAAGATCTCTGTCGGgtttctcctctctccttcatTCTTCTCGGGTACATGACGGAAGATCTAGTTTGATGTGCAGTGCTGATGTTGGATCTGGAATCCCTGCTGCTCACACATGGTAAAGCCTTTGTTGTACATGAGCCTTGGCACCCGGTAATCTTTGTGCCAGATTGcagaaagagggaaaagaagaaatCAGAGGAATTTGGATGTGCACTTAATCCGTGCCATTGGGTTGACTTCACTTACAGGACAGACAAGGAGGATAGCATGAGAAAAGTTGGATCAAGAAACAAGTTGAGTGATGGGAGAATAAGCTATTAAATTTCTTAATCATCCGTATGCAGAGATAAATGCACTAACCACGATGCATGGATGTTACACTCCATGCTGAGGCCAGACGAAGAATACGATGAAAACACTCGTTCCAGCCTATCAACTCGATGCAATAGTTGCAGGATCTCGAGGAGGTCTCTCAGTATTAAAACCCAAAGGGCTTATCGTCGGGGTTTTCGGCCATTAGGCATCGTTACAATGAGCTCAGGAGAGGTCAAATCCAGGGAGAAAATGTTGTGCAAGTTGTGAATGTGACGTATGGGGTGTTCGACCCCACAAACAAAAataaggaggagaggagaggaggacgCCACCGTGAATGTTATAGTGGAGAGCGTGTCGTTCTTCTCGTAGGTCGTCTTGGCGTCGGGGACGGCGGCGTGAAGCATGCAGACGAGTGACTGCCACTGGTTGACGCTGATGGAATCGCCCACGAACATAATCTTCTTGCCTTTCCACCTCCTCAGGAGATCCAAACCGTTGAACCTTCACAAGAGCATGCATTAAATGCAAGTGGCTGCCCGGTAATGAacggaaggaggaagaagaagaagctgtggTGGTGGCGGTGACAGCAACCAACCTTGGTAGCTCACAAGCATCAGGCTTCCACCGGTACTTGAGGTACGACTTGTCGGGCCGGCCGTAGCGCTGGCAGTCGAACTCCGGATCGAGGAAGGGGCAGGTGGAGGAGTCGTAGAGCGGGTAGGACTGGTCGTAGACCCAGCTGCCTCGGAACATGTTACAGCTGATGCCGCTCGATCCCTTCCTCGTCCCCGGCGACGTGACATCGCCAAGATGATGCGTGTAACGGAAGCTCTCGGTCGCCGTTCCATTCAAGGAGGCGATCAGCGCCGACAGCAGCGCGCAGAGAAGCACGAAACTCCATTGAGCTCTCGATCTCATGACAAAGGAAGGAAGGAAAAAGGAAGTGATGGAGAGAGGGAGAGGCTTCAACATCTATTTATGTAGCGTGAAGAATAAATATATAGTTAATCAATGAAGCGAGAAGTTTAAGGAGAGAGAGGGGTCGGACAGATGGGGTGGGCTGAGGCTGAGGCTCGGAATGGTCGGCAGCGAATGGCACGCACCTATCGGATGTATAAAGCGCAAGTATATGATTTTGTTAGctgttttttttcctattttttactcaaaaagaaaaCTATTATCGCTTAAATTACACAAGAACAAAATCCACCCTTAGCATCATAACGAATCAATGATAAAACGATAAGGGAGTCAGTCATTCTCCTCTCAAAAATAAGTTTTAGTATTTTTAGTATGGTTGGCCAGCTAATTGGTCATATAATTAGTTTTTATAGAATATGTTTCCAATGATTTCAACAAAAATTAACCGACAAGGAACAACGTATTTCTTGTCTATCATGAAAATAATAGTCGTCAAGTTAGATTCAATTTAGATCTTTCGTACGTCATCATAAACGTAACACGTAAGCTCTTTCGCAtcacttataataataaaatcaatatcTCACTCACATGACTCTTAAACGTAGGCATC
Proteins encoded:
- the LOC135616250 gene encoding protein trichome birefringence-like 37, whose protein sequence is MRSRAQWSFVLLCALLSALIASLNGTATESFRYTHHLGDVTSPGTRKGSSGISCNMFRGSWVYDQSYPLYDSSTCPFLDPEFDCQRYGRPDKSYLKYRWKPDACELPRFNGLDLLRRWKGKKIMFVGDSISVNQWQSLVCMLHAAVPDAKTTYEKNDTLSTITFTDYGVSVMLYHSTYLVDIVEEPIGRVLRLDSIQSGAAWLGIDMLVFNTWHWWSHNGKKQPWDYVRDGDQVLKDMDRLVAFNKGLTTWAKWVDANINPAATKVFFQGISPTHYKGAEWGDKNAKNCYRQTQPVNGSTYPGGPVPAQGVVRSVLGAMSKPVYLLDITSLSQLRIDAHPSAYSGDHPGMDCSHWCLAGVPDTWNQILYAALL